In Flavobacterium cerinum, one genomic interval encodes:
- a CDS encoding recombinase family protein, which yields MKAIGYMRLSSKDQSRYSLDVQEAAINAYCAKYELELIALFKDNGQRSSTFSRLDFQALEIFIKRYKGLVQYMVVMEHDRFSRDLSEALLKIKKFESQYGVKVVSVDEPLDIDPTDPTVFISRAFRYATANAELLNIRARTIRGIKRAHLEGRFVNKAPYGYSNSRDLLGKGILVVNHQEAEIVQQIFRYYLSGISLREITTIMNREGFPLKGHNAVTRILDNALYAGLMKVIDEDGKVKYVKALHERIVSEADYWLVQEIRNRKKPSKLKLDKDYLLKGLLKCSCGKYMTAGWSKGKSKYYLYYKCINHVSVNIPGKRIHEQFRLVLEHLKLTKEQLILLHKKAAVRIDKLLKDEKQQIRGRQKMLQELDAKMESLEEHLIEGTLNKITFKKWSEQYNAEHSRIKDIIQATEEYIANQLQFMKKYMSGIHTVQDIIACQNDEPLARQMILKFVFRYGLQYEDDRLRTYKICPALSHNCMELTNRGLLRVDEVETATKANHEHLLNFITEQLVCLSSDY from the coding sequence ATGAAAGCGATAGGGTATATGCGTTTAAGTTCGAAGGATCAGTCGAGATACTCCTTAGATGTGCAGGAAGCTGCCATAAATGCCTATTGCGCTAAATACGAACTGGAACTAATAGCTCTTTTCAAAGACAATGGTCAGCGAAGTTCTACTTTCAGCCGGTTGGATTTTCAGGCACTCGAAATATTCATAAAACGGTATAAAGGACTGGTGCAATATATGGTCGTTATGGAACACGATCGTTTTAGTAGAGATCTTTCCGAAGCTCTTTTAAAGATAAAGAAATTTGAGAGCCAGTATGGTGTTAAAGTTGTTTCTGTGGACGAACCTCTTGATATTGATCCGACAGATCCAACGGTATTCATTAGCCGTGCATTCCGGTATGCCACTGCAAATGCAGAACTTTTAAATATCCGTGCCAGAACCATCCGGGGGATAAAGAGAGCACATCTGGAAGGACGATTTGTGAATAAAGCGCCTTATGGTTATAGCAATAGCAGAGATCTTCTCGGTAAAGGTATTCTTGTTGTAAATCATCAGGAAGCAGAAATCGTTCAACAAATTTTCCGGTACTACTTATCCGGTATATCGCTGAGAGAAATCACAACTATAATGAATCGGGAAGGCTTTCCGCTTAAAGGTCATAATGCAGTGACGCGAATACTGGATAACGCTTTATATGCAGGTCTGATGAAAGTGATCGATGAAGACGGAAAGGTAAAGTATGTAAAAGCCCTTCACGAGCGTATCGTAAGCGAAGCCGATTATTGGCTTGTGCAAGAAATCAGAAATCGTAAAAAGCCATCAAAATTAAAGCTGGATAAAGATTATCTTTTAAAAGGGCTATTGAAATGTAGTTGTGGAAAATATATGACGGCAGGGTGGAGCAAAGGGAAGAGTAAGTACTATTTGTATTACAAGTGCATCAATCATGTGTCAGTTAATATTCCAGGAAAAAGAATTCACGAGCAGTTTAGATTGGTATTGGAGCATCTAAAGCTAACAAAAGAGCAATTGATTCTTCTTCATAAGAAAGCAGCTGTAAGAATTGATAAACTGTTGAAAGATGAAAAACAACAGATAAGAGGCAGGCAAAAAATGCTTCAGGAATTGGATGCTAAAATGGAATCACTTGAAGAACATTTGATTGAAGGAACACTTAATAAGATTACATTCAAGAAATGGTCTGAACAATATAATGCTGAACATAGCCGGATAAAAGATATTATTCAAGCTACTGAGGAATATATTGCCAATCAGCTACAGTTTATGAAAAAATACATGAGTGGTATACATACCGTTCAGGATATAATAGCGTGTCAAAACGATGAACCACTAGCGAGGCAGATGATTTTGAAATTTGTTTTCAGATATGGCTTGCAATATGAAGACGACCGACTAAGAACTTATAAAATCTGTCCGGCACTTTCTCATAATTGTATGGAATTGACGAATAGGGGATTGTTAAGGGTGGATGAGGTGGAAACCGCAACGAAAGCGAATCATGAGCACCTCTTAAATTTTATAACGGAGCAGTTAGTTTGTTTATCTTCAGATTATTAG
- the mutS gene encoding DNA mismatch repair protein MutS, with the protein MSTKEKTPKETPLMKQYNEIKRKYPDACLLFRVGDFYETFGDDAVRASQILGITLTKRGAGSDSETALAGFPHHSLNTYLPKLVKAGLRVAICDQLEDPKMTKTIVKRGVTELVTPGVALNDEVLHSKSNNFLASIHFGKKALGVSFLDVSTGEFLTSQGNAEYIDKLLQNFSPSEILVQKNNKGQFKDTFGEHFNSFFLEDWIFKEDYAFETLTNHFQTNSLKGFGIEELPEGLIASGAILYYLSETQHNKIQHITSIHRIAEDAYVWMDRFTIRNLELYHSTNPNAVTLLDVIDRTLSPMGSRLLKRWLALPLKDADRVKERHQVVAYFKDNQEELQHVQYQIKQISDLERLISKVATGKVSPRELIYLCNSLDAIIPIKTLAQESSNISVKNIGEKLHSCDVLREKIKFTLNPEAPVAINKGNAIATGIHEELDELRKIAFSGKEYLEALEVRESEKTGIPSLKVSFNNVFGYYIEVRNTHKDKVPSEWIRKQTLVSAERYITEELKEYEGKILGAEEKIYKLELELFEQLVLWVSTYIKAVQLNANLIAQLDCLVSFAQLAIENNYIQPVIDESFELDIKNGRHPVIEKQLPIGVPYIANDVFLDNVSEQIIMITGPNMSGKSAILRQTALIVLLAQMGSFVPAESVRMGIVDKIFTRVGASDNISMGESTFMVEMNETASILNNISNRSLVLLDEIGRGTSTYDGISIAWAIAEYLHEHPAKPKTLFATHYHELNEMEVIFDGIQNYNVSVKELKDNVLFIRKLVKGGSAHSFGIHVAKMAGMPQTVIQKAQKLLKKLEKDHSSEALAGVKSEKDEMQLSIFSLDDPLLEEIKDEILNTDINTLTPVEALMKLNEIKRMLTKK; encoded by the coding sequence TTGTCAACAAAAGAAAAAACACCGAAGGAAACCCCTTTAATGAAGCAATACAATGAAATCAAGCGCAAATATCCGGATGCCTGTTTATTGTTCCGTGTGGGCGATTTTTACGAAACTTTTGGTGATGATGCAGTTCGGGCTTCCCAAATTCTGGGCATTACCTTAACCAAACGCGGAGCCGGATCGGATTCTGAAACAGCATTGGCCGGTTTTCCTCATCATTCTCTAAACACTTACTTGCCTAAACTAGTAAAAGCAGGTCTTCGTGTAGCCATTTGCGATCAGTTGGAAGATCCGAAAATGACCAAAACCATTGTAAAGCGTGGTGTTACGGAACTGGTTACACCCGGTGTTGCTTTAAATGACGAAGTATTACATTCCAAATCCAACAATTTCCTGGCATCAATACACTTCGGTAAAAAAGCACTAGGCGTCTCCTTTTTGGATGTTTCCACCGGTGAATTCTTAACCTCGCAGGGAAATGCGGAATATATTGATAAGTTACTCCAGAATTTCAGTCCGAGTGAAATCTTAGTTCAGAAAAACAATAAAGGTCAGTTTAAAGACACTTTCGGAGAACATTTCAATTCTTTTTTTCTGGAAGACTGGATTTTTAAGGAAGATTATGCTTTTGAAACACTAACCAATCATTTTCAAACCAATTCGTTAAAAGGTTTTGGTATTGAAGAGCTTCCGGAAGGATTAATTGCCTCCGGTGCGATTTTATATTATTTATCCGAAACACAGCATAACAAAATACAACACATCACGTCTATCCATCGTATTGCAGAAGATGCTTATGTTTGGATGGATCGTTTTACAATCCGCAATCTGGAATTGTACCACAGCACCAATCCGAATGCGGTAACATTACTTGATGTAATTGACAGAACGCTTTCTCCAATGGGAAGCCGTTTATTAAAACGTTGGCTGGCACTTCCGTTAAAGGATGCTGATCGCGTTAAAGAGCGTCATCAGGTTGTGGCTTATTTTAAGGACAATCAGGAAGAATTACAGCACGTGCAATATCAGATCAAACAAATATCCGATCTGGAACGTCTGATCTCAAAAGTAGCCACCGGAAAAGTGAGTCCGCGTGAGTTGATTTACCTGTGTAATTCCCTTGATGCCATTATTCCGATCAAAACATTGGCTCAGGAAAGTTCCAATATTTCCGTAAAAAACATTGGTGAGAAGTTACATTCCTGTGATGTATTACGCGAAAAAATCAAATTTACACTTAATCCCGAAGCACCGGTAGCCATCAACAAAGGAAATGCTATTGCAACCGGAATTCACGAAGAGCTTGATGAATTGCGAAAGATTGCTTTTTCAGGAAAAGAATATCTCGAAGCATTGGAAGTCCGCGAAAGCGAAAAAACGGGAATTCCGTCGTTAAAAGTCTCTTTTAATAATGTTTTCGGTTATTATATCGAAGTACGAAATACACATAAAGACAAAGTGCCGTCCGAATGGATCCGTAAACAGACTTTGGTAAGTGCCGAACGTTATATTACCGAGGAGCTAAAAGAATATGAAGGTAAGATTTTAGGCGCCGAGGAGAAGATTTACAAATTGGAACTGGAATTGTTCGAGCAATTGGTTTTATGGGTTTCTACCTATATCAAAGCGGTACAATTAAACGCCAATCTGATTGCACAACTGGATTGCCTTGTTTCTTTTGCGCAACTTGCCATTGAGAACAATTATATCCAACCGGTTATTGATGAATCTTTTGAATTAGACATTAAAAACGGGCGTCACCCGGTTATTGAAAAACAACTTCCGATAGGTGTACCCTATATAGCAAATGATGTCTTTTTGGACAACGTAAGTGAGCAGATCATTATGATTACCGGGCCGAATATGTCGGGTAAATCGGCTATTTTACGTCAAACGGCATTAATTGTCTTATTGGCTCAGATGGGAAGTTTTGTTCCGGCAGAAAGTGTCCGAATGGGAATTGTGGATAAAATCTTTACCCGTGTGGGCGCTTCCGATAATATTTCGATGGGGGAATCGACTTTTATGGTTGAGATGAACGAAACAGCTTCTATTTTGAACAATATTTCCAATAGAAGTTTGGTTTTACTGGACGAAATCGGGCGCGGAACCAGTACGTATGACGGTATTTCGATTGCCTGGGCGATTGCGGAATATTTACATGAACATCCGGCAAAACCGAAAACATTGTTTGCCACACATTACCACGAATTAAATGAAATGGAAGTGATTTTTGACGGTATTCAGAATTACAACGTTTCGGTAAAGGAATTAAAGGACAACGTACTTTTTATCCGTAAGCTTGTAAAAGGCGGTAGCGCGCATAGTTTTGGTATTCACGTAGCCAAAATGGCCGGTATGCCGCAAACGGTGATTCAGAAAGCACAGAAGCTACTGAAGAAGCTGGAAAAGGATCATTCGAGTGAAGCATTGGCCGGAGTTAAATCGGAAAAAGACGAAATGCAGCTGAGTATTTTTAGTCTGGACGATCCGTTACTGGAGGAAATCAAGGATGAAATCTTAAATACGGATATTAATACGTTAACACCGGTTGAGGCGCTGATGAAGCTGAATGAGATCAAACGGATGCTGACGAAAAAATAA
- a CDS encoding RNA methyltransferase — MRKLANSELERKNISEFKEADKTPVIIILDDIRSLHNIGSVFRTADAFLIEKIYLCGITATPPNKEIHKTALGATDTVVWEYAKDVVEVIGKLKEDNVSVFAIEQVEHSVLLQDFTPVKDTRYALVFGNEVKGVSQQAINLCEGTIEIPQLGTKHSLNISVSAGIVIWDMFRKMQLEA; from the coding sequence ATGAGAAAACTAGCGAACAGCGAACTGGAAAGAAAAAATATATCGGAATTTAAAGAGGCTGATAAGACACCGGTAATTATCATATTGGATGATATCAGAAGTCTGCACAATATCGGATCGGTTTTTAGAACGGCGGATGCTTTCCTGATCGAAAAGATTTACTTGTGTGGTATTACGGCAACGCCTCCTAATAAAGAAATTCATAAAACGGCTTTGGGTGCGACCGATACGGTTGTATGGGAATATGCTAAAGATGTAGTGGAAGTGATTGGAAAATTGAAGGAAGACAATGTTTCGGTTTTTGCGATCGAACAGGTGGAACATTCGGTTTTATTGCAGGATTTTACTCCTGTTAAAGATACCCGATATGCGTTGGTTTTCGGAAATGAAGTAAAAGGCGTATCGCAACAGGCCATCAATTTATGCGAAGGAACAATTGAAATTCCGCAATTGGGAACCAAACATTCGCTGAATATCTCAGTAAGTGCCGGAATTGTAATCTGGGATATGTTCCGTAAAATGCAGTTGGAAGCCTAA